A genomic segment from Bacillus cereus G9842 encodes:
- a CDS encoding sigma-70 family RNA polymerase sigma factor has protein sequence MKSNEKNFIKRLQRQKEDALEFVVDTYLPLIKGITHKVLLPIQNDGLIEECKNDIFLSIWNNANKFHGEPSDFKKWIAAIAKFKAIDYYRKATKKVEIISDEFHISTEKSAEDELIVMEDREELLKLINQLEPLDQKVFIMKYLLGMKTEEIGDKLGLTRAAIDNRVYRGKKKLQQNATKISFGGSAI, from the coding sequence ATGAAATCAAATGAGAAAAATTTTATAAAAAGATTACAGCGGCAAAAAGAAGACGCGTTAGAATTTGTTGTCGATACATACTTACCACTCATAAAGGGGATCACGCATAAAGTTCTACTTCCAATTCAAAATGATGGACTCATAGAGGAATGTAAAAACGATATATTTCTTTCCATTTGGAATAACGCAAATAAATTCCATGGAGAGCCGAGTGATTTTAAAAAGTGGATTGCAGCGATTGCAAAGTTTAAAGCAATTGATTATTACCGAAAAGCGACTAAAAAAGTAGAAATTATTTCAGATGAGTTTCATATCAGTACAGAAAAATCAGCAGAAGACGAATTAATCGTTATGGAAGATAGGGAAGAATTATTGAAGCTCATTAATCAATTAGAACCGTTAGATCAAAAGGTATTCATTATGAAATATTTACTTGGTATGAAGACAGAGGAAATAGGTGACAAGTTAGGATTAACTCGGGCAGCAATTGATAATCGAGTGTACCGGGGGAAAAAGAAACTACAACAAAATGCTACGAAAATTAGTTTTGGAGGTAGTGCAATATGA